In a single window of the Salmo trutta chromosome 21, fSalTru1.1, whole genome shotgun sequence genome:
- the LOC115157053 gene encoding transmembrane protein 70, mitochondrial, translated as MFQHYFARGFRTAISQTFSIQFAALRNGRPATHACRRLPMKTEEYLYHAAKRSFLNDAAKKVQPASVLRMVCCFSTSSTNHSEGTLIYSGSLGNAVRGVKMFSYTSSGASLCMMPYILLKTGISVQSLVLKGAFCGVIGFFTFLTPILLHIITKGYVVRLYHNHDTDTYTAVTYNILLMEKKTVFRQSEVKIPGVSKMFTTFYADKKSMLVNPMLFPLPHDYNHLMGYDQPFSFDTEDLNSKPNKS; from the exons ATGTTTCAGCATTACTTTGCACGTGGATTCCGTACTGCTATTTCGCAAACGTTTAGTATACAATTTGCTGCCCTCCGAAATGGGAGGCCTGCTACTCACGCGTGTAGAAGGCTGCCAATGAAGACCGAAGAGTATTTGTATCACGCTGCCAAAAGGTCGTTTCTCAATGATGCGGCCAAAAAG GTACAGCCAGCCTCTGTACTACGGATGGTCTGCTGCTTCTCTACATCTTCCACGAACCACTCTGAGGGAACACTCATCTATTCAGGGAGCCTCGGCAATGCTGTCCGAG GTGTGAAGATGTTCTCTTACACCAGTAGCGGGGCCAGCCTGTGTATGATGCCCTACATTCTTCTGAAGACTGGCATCAGCGTTCAAAGTCTTGTCCTGAAGGGGGCCTTCTGTGGTGTCATTGGTTTCTTCACATTCCTGACTCCCATCCTCCTCCATATCATCACCAAAGGCTATGTGGTTCGCCTGTACCACAACCATGACACTGACACTTACACAGCTGTCACCTACAACATCCTTCTGATGGAGAAGAAGACTGTGTTCCGTCAGAGTGAGGTCAAGATACCGGGTGTCAGCAAAATGTTCACCACGTTCTATGCCGACAAGAAGTCAATGCTTGTGAATCCAATGCTGTTCCCACTTCCTCATGACTATAACCACCTCATGGGTTACGACCAGCCCTTTTCATTTGATACGGAAGACTTGAATAGTAAACCTAATAAGAGTTAA